One genomic window of Serinus canaria isolate serCan28SL12 chromosome 4, serCan2020, whole genome shotgun sequence includes the following:
- the UBE2K gene encoding ubiquitin-conjugating enzyme E2 K, whose protein sequence is MANIAVQRIKREFKEVLKSEETSKNQIKVDLVDENFTELRGEIAGPPDTPYEGGRYQLEIKIPETYPFNPPKVRFITKIWHPNISSVTGAICLDILKDQWAAAMTLRTVLLSLQALLAAAEPDDPQDAVVANQYKQNPEMFKQTARLWAHVYAGAPVSSPEYTKKIENLCAMGFDRNAVIVALSSKSWDVETATELLLSN, encoded by the exons acgagcaaaaatcaaattaaagtAGATCTTGTAGATGAGAATTTTACAGAATTAAGAGGAGAAATAGCAGGACCTCCGGACACACCATATGAAG GTGGAAGATATCAGCTAGAGATAAAAATCCCAGAAACATATCCGTTTAATCCTCCTAAG GTGCGGTTTATCACCAAAATATGGCATCCTAACATTAGCTCTGTCACTGGGGCCATTTGTTTGGATATTCTGAAAGATCAATG GGCAGCAGCAATGACTCTAAGAACAGTGTTGTTATCACTGCAAGCATTGTTGGCAGCTGCAGAACCAGATGATCCACAAGATGCAGTAGTGGCAAACCAG TACAAACAAAATCCAGAAATGTTTAAACAGACAGCTCGGCTTTGGGCACATGTGTATGCTGGAGCACCAGTTTCTAGTCCAGAATACaccaaaaaaatagaaaacctcTGTGCTATGGGCTTTGATAGG aaTGCAGTAATAGTGGCCTTGTCTTCAAAATCATGGGATGTAGAGACTGCAACAGAATTACTCCTGAGTAACTGA